One segment of Halococcus saccharolyticus DSM 5350 DNA contains the following:
- the secY gene encoding preprotein translocase subunit SecY: MGWKETAEPVLTRMPTVRQPEGHVPFRRKLGWTAGVLVLYFFLTNVALYGLQTGQAGNPFGQFSSILAVGRGSILQLGIGPIVTASIVLQLLGGANLLGLDTSDPRDQILYQGLQKFLVIVMICVTGLPYVFAGGFLPASEAVAQSTGIGIVGVQWLLFAQIFVGGVLILFMDEVISKWGVGSGIGLFIIAGVSQRLVGGLIGSDGFFASWFGILTGSIEVSPLTSSGLQTLLLGQGELVALFTTVLIFVVVVYAESVRVEIPLSHARVKGARGRFPVKLIYASVLPMILVRAVQANIQFLGRILNSQLGLPAWIGVYSDGQPVGGLFYYFAPIYTPQDWLGASQAAWQVALRVGVDLTFMVVGGAIFAIFWVETADMGPEATAKQIQNSGMQIPGFRQNPGVIEKVLERYIPQVTVIGGALVGLLAVGANMLGTIGTVGGTGLLLTVSITYKLYEEIAEEQLMEMHPMMRQMFG; the protein is encoded by the coding sequence ATGGGTTGGAAGGAGACCGCCGAGCCGGTTCTGACGCGGATGCCGACGGTCCGGCAGCCGGAGGGTCACGTACCCTTCAGACGCAAGCTCGGGTGGACAGCCGGGGTGCTCGTTCTGTACTTTTTCCTGACGAACGTCGCACTCTACGGCCTCCAGACGGGGCAGGCCGGGAACCCGTTCGGGCAGTTCAGCTCGATCCTCGCAGTAGGCCGGGGGAGCATCCTCCAGCTCGGGATCGGGCCGATCGTGACCGCGAGCATCGTGCTCCAGCTCCTCGGCGGGGCCAACCTGCTCGGACTCGACACCTCTGATCCCCGGGATCAGATCCTCTATCAGGGGCTCCAGAAGTTCCTCGTGATCGTGATGATCTGCGTCACGGGACTGCCGTACGTGTTCGCCGGCGGCTTCTTGCCGGCGAGCGAAGCGGTCGCGCAGTCGACCGGGATCGGTATCGTGGGCGTTCAGTGGCTACTGTTCGCCCAGATCTTCGTCGGTGGCGTGCTGATCCTGTTCATGGACGAAGTCATCTCGAAGTGGGGCGTCGGCTCGGGGATCGGACTGTTCATCATCGCGGGCGTGAGCCAGCGGCTCGTCGGTGGGCTCATCGGTTCCGACGGCTTCTTCGCGAGCTGGTTCGGGATCCTGACCGGTTCGATCGAGGTCTCGCCGCTAACCAGCTCGGGCCTCCAGACACTGCTGCTCGGACAGGGCGAACTCGTGGCGCTGTTCACCACCGTCCTGATCTTCGTGGTGGTGGTGTACGCCGAGAGCGTCCGGGTCGAGATCCCGCTGAGCCACGCACGGGTCAAGGGCGCACGCGGTCGGTTCCCGGTGAAGCTGATCTACGCGAGCGTCCTCCCGATGATCCTCGTGCGCGCGGTCCAGGCCAACATCCAGTTCCTCGGCCGCATCCTGAACTCCCAGCTCGGCCTGCCGGCATGGATCGGCGTCTACTCGGACGGCCAGCCAGTCGGCGGGCTGTTCTACTACTTCGCCCCGATCTACACCCCACAGGACTGGCTCGGGGCGAGCCAGGCTGCGTGGCAGGTCGCACTTCGTGTCGGCGTCGACCTCACCTTCATGGTAGTCGGCGGCGCGATCTTCGCGATCTTCTGGGTCGAAACTGCCGACATGGGGCCCGAGGCCACCGCAAAACAGATCCAGAACTCCGGGATGCAGATCCCCGGCTTCCGCCAGAACCCCGGCGTGATCGAGAAGGTGCTCGAACGCTACATCCCGCAGGTCACGGTGATCGGCGGCGCACTGGTGGGCCTGCTCGCGGTCGGCGCGAACATGCTCGGCACCATCGGGACCGTCGGCGGGACCGGACTGCTGCTCACGGTCTCGATCACCTACAAACTCTACGAGGAGATCGCCGAGGAGCAGCTCATGGAGATGCATCCCATGATGCGCCAGATGTTCGGCTGA